A stretch of the Polaribacter pacificus genome encodes the following:
- a CDS encoding DUF819 domain-containing protein yields the protein MTEPIFTNDAIVFGILMISLGFVFYTESKATGFWPKFYKIVPGLFMAYFIPAIFTTLGIISPEWEQVSATGEITKSSSQLYYVSSRFLLPAALVLMTLSIDLKAIFNLGSKALIMFFTGTVGIIIGGPIAILLISAVSPETVGGADFDAVWRGLSTLAGSWIGGGANQTAMLEIYKYNPAKYGGMVFVDIVVANIWMAILLIGIGKKDKINKWLKADTSAIEDLKDKVTQFTQKVKRNPSLTDLMIMLAIAFGTVGFGHFAASYLSSFFGNLVQGIESQSLKNMFTFLDSQFFWLISISTIVAILLSYTKARNYEGAGASKLGSVFIYVLVASIGMKMDLLMIFDNVGLIAIGIVWMTIHAGLLILVAKLIRAPYFFLAVGSQANVGGAASAPIVAQAFHPSLATVGVLLAVFGYAIGTIGAIACTILLELASKV from the coding sequence ATGACTGAACCAATATTTACCAATGATGCCATTGTTTTTGGAATTTTAATGATTTCGCTTGGCTTTGTCTTTTACACAGAATCTAAAGCTACAGGGTTTTGGCCAAAATTTTATAAAATCGTACCCGGATTGTTTATGGCCTACTTTATCCCTGCAATCTTTACGACCCTAGGGATCATTTCTCCAGAATGGGAACAGGTATCTGCTACAGGAGAAATTACCAAAAGCTCATCACAATTGTATTATGTATCTAGCCGATTTTTATTACCAGCTGCATTGGTCCTTATGACACTGAGCATAGACCTTAAAGCCATTTTTAATTTGGGTTCAAAGGCTTTGATTATGTTTTTTACAGGTACGGTGGGGATCATAATTGGAGGTCCAATTGCAATCCTGTTAATCTCTGCGGTTTCTCCAGAAACTGTTGGAGGTGCAGATTTTGATGCGGTGTGGCGTGGGCTTTCTACCCTCGCAGGAAGTTGGATTGGCGGAGGAGCTAATCAAACAGCAATGCTTGAGATTTACAAATACAATCCGGCTAAATACGGAGGAATGGTCTTTGTTGATATTGTAGTAGCCAATATTTGGATGGCCATTTTATTAATAGGAATCGGTAAAAAAGATAAAATAAACAAGTGGCTAAAAGCAGACACCTCTGCCATAGAAGATTTAAAAGATAAAGTAACCCAGTTTACACAAAAAGTAAAAAGAAACCCATCTTTAACAGATCTTATGATTATGTTAGCCATCGCTTTTGGGACGGTTGGTTTTGGGCATTTTGCTGCCAGTTATTTAAGTAGTTTTTTTGGAAACCTAGTTCAAGGGATTGAATCCCAATCCTTAAAAAACATGTTTACCTTTTTAGATTCTCAATTCTTTTGGTTGATTAGTATTTCTACAATTGTTGCCATACTATTATCATACACTAAAGCAAGAAACTACGAAGGTGCTGGTGCTAGTAAACTAGGAAGTGTTTTTATTTATGTGCTTGTTGCCTCTATTGGAATGAAAATGGATTTGTTAATGATTTTTGACAATGTCGGTTTAATTGCTATTGGTATTGTTTGGATGACCATCCATGCAGGTTTGCTTATTTTGGTAGCCAAGTTAATTAGAGCACCATACTTTTTCTTAGCAGTAGGAAGCCAGGCTAATGTTGGAGGTGCGGCTTCAGCACCTATTGTTGCTCAAGCTTTTCATCCTTCTTTAGCAACCGTTGGAGTCTTATTGGCTGTTTTTGGATATGCAATTGGAACCATCGGAGCTATTGCCTGTACAATTTTACTAGAATTAGCTTCAAAAGTTTGA
- a CDS encoding DUF4369 domain-containing protein, with protein sequence MKKILIVGFISLLVLACTSAKKEGNMIVNGQIKGLKKGTLYLQKIKDTTLVSVDSITLLGNDLFTLTDNVESPELYYLTFDGNTTDKYLMFFGEPGTITINDEIDKFGINPKISGSKNQELLDKYNRIATRYNDQNLELIKESFLAQQLNNEDSIAAVEKKSNSLLRRRVLYATNFAVSNADFEVAPYIALSQLGNANIKLLDTINNSLSEKVKTSLYGKKLANYIANIKKNETND encoded by the coding sequence ATGAAAAAAATACTAATTGTTGGATTCATATCTCTACTAGTTTTAGCTTGTACATCTGCTAAAAAAGAAGGAAACATGATCGTGAATGGCCAAATTAAAGGTCTAAAGAAAGGAACTTTGTATTTGCAAAAAATAAAAGATACTACCTTAGTTTCTGTTGATTCAATTACATTATTAGGAAATGATCTGTTTACATTAACAGACAATGTAGAAAGTCCTGAGTTGTATTATTTAACTTTTGACGGTAACACCACCGATAAATACCTAATGTTTTTTGGAGAACCCGGAACAATCACTATCAATGATGAGATTGATAAATTTGGAATCAACCCAAAAATATCAGGTTCTAAAAACCAAGAATTACTAGACAAATACAACAGAATTGCAACCCGCTATAATGATCAGAATTTAGAACTAATCAAAGAAAGTTTTTTAGCACAGCAACTAAATAATGAAGATTCAATTGCTGCCGTTGAAAAAAAATCTAATTCTTTGTTGAGAAGACGTGTTTTATATGCAACTAATTTTGCAGTGAGCAATGCAGACTTTGAAGTAGCCCCTTATATCGCTTTAAGCCAATTGGGGAATGCTAATATTAAATTATTAGATACCATCAATAACTCTTTAAGTGAAAAGGTAAAGACATCTTTATATGGTAAAAAATTAGCCAACTATATTGCTAATATCAAGAAGAACGAGACCAACGACTAA
- a CDS encoding alpha/beta hydrolase family protein codes for MKTKLLLFLLFVCCYSFGQKAITSEELVLQNDSIILPGTLSYTKTGTPLIIWIHGSGNVDRNGNQLPVIKANYIQQFREAINQEDLAFFSYDKRTASKENMRFLSAVLFTDFVNDAKKVVQHFKKDPRFTKIILIGHSQGSLVAMLASENTDGFISIAGPGESIDQTMIKQISKQNANLGTYAAKHFKELKETGTIKTVNPFLMTVFAKQNFAFLNSWAVFNPSEEIKKIKIPTLILQGTKDLQVVAEDAQQLHNSKSNASLVYVENMNHVLKEITEDADNLKSYYSAAYPLSKELIETIVAFIKK; via the coding sequence ATGAAAACTAAACTACTACTTTTTTTACTCTTTGTTTGCTGCTACAGTTTTGGACAAAAAGCCATCACTAGCGAAGAACTTGTGTTACAAAATGATTCAATCATTTTACCGGGAACTTTAAGCTATACAAAAACTGGTACACCTTTAATTATTTGGATCCATGGTTCTGGAAATGTTGATAGAAACGGAAACCAACTACCTGTTATTAAAGCCAATTACATCCAACAATTTAGAGAGGCAATCAACCAAGAAGACTTGGCTTTTTTTAGCTATGACAAGAGAACAGCTAGTAAAGAAAATATGAGGTTTTTAAGCGCAGTACTTTTTACTGACTTTGTTAATGATGCTAAAAAAGTAGTGCAGCACTTTAAAAAAGATCCTCGGTTTACAAAAATTATTTTAATCGGACACAGTCAAGGTTCATTAGTTGCCATGCTTGCTTCAGAAAATACAGATGGATTTATTTCTATTGCTGGCCCTGGTGAATCTATAGATCAAACCATGATCAAACAAATTTCAAAGCAGAATGCTAATTTAGGTACTTATGCTGCAAAACATTTTAAAGAACTAAAAGAAACCGGAACCATAAAAACCGTAAATCCATTTTTAATGACTGTTTTTGCAAAACAAAATTTTGCATTCTTAAACTCATGGGCAGTATTTAACCCATCCGAAGAAATAAAAAAAATAAAGATCCCCACCCTTATATTGCAAGGAACAAAGGACCTACAGGTAGTTGCCGAGGATGCGCAACAATTACACAACTCAAAAAGCAATGCTAGTTTGGTATATGTAGAAAATATGAACCACGTGCTAAAAGAAATCACAGAGGATGCAGACAATCTGAAATCATATTATTCTGCTGCTTACCCTTTATCCAAAGAATTGATAGAAACGATTGTTGCTTTTATAAAAAAATAG
- a CDS encoding Arc family DNA-binding protein has product MAKKKAFALRINEDMIKAIEKWASDEFRSTNGQIEWMLMQSLKEAKREPKNKSEE; this is encoded by the coding sequence ATGGCAAAAAAGAAAGCTTTTGCACTTAGAATAAATGAAGATATGATTAAGGCTATTGAAAAATGGGCTTCCGATGAATTTCGATCAACCAATGGTCAGATAGAATGGATGCTCATGCAAAGTCTTAAAGAAGCTAAAAGAGAACCTAAAAACAAAAGCGAGGAATAA
- a CDS encoding S1/P1 nuclease, which translates to MKNLCIGVFVFLFVSQTAFANEIDWGNTGHRAIGQIAEAHLSKKIKRKIKALLDGQSLAMVSTFADDIKSDRKYSNFYTWHYVNLNDNDTYESSVKNPQGDLVTGIEKCKQVLLDDKATKADKAFYLKMLVHLIGDLHQPMHVGRLSDKGGNTFQVQWFNNGTNMHRIWDSQMIDSFNMTYTELASNTDDLNKKQIKAIAQGTVVSWVNETKGLAQEVYGSAKTGEKLGYRYMYDHFATVRSQLQKGGIRLAKVLEEVLR; encoded by the coding sequence ATGAAAAATTTATGTATTGGAGTGTTTGTGTTTTTATTTGTAAGTCAAACTGCATTTGCAAATGAGATTGATTGGGGAAACACTGGGCACAGAGCTATAGGTCAGATTGCAGAAGCTCATTTGTCTAAAAAAATCAAAAGAAAAATTAAAGCATTGCTAGATGGGCAGAGCTTGGCAATGGTGTCTACCTTTGCAGATGATATCAAATCAGATAGAAAATACAGCAATTTTTATACTTGGCATTATGTAAACTTAAATGATAATGATACCTATGAAAGTTCTGTGAAAAATCCTCAAGGAGATCTGGTTACAGGAATTGAAAAATGCAAACAAGTATTGCTTGATGACAAAGCTACTAAGGCAGATAAAGCTTTTTATTTAAAAATGTTAGTGCATTTAATTGGTGATCTACATCAGCCAATGCACGTTGGAAGATTAAGTGATAAAGGCGGGAATACCTTTCAAGTACAATGGTTTAATAACGGAACCAATATGCACAGGATTTGGGATAGCCAAATGATTGATAGCTTTAATATGACCTATACAGAATTGGCTAGCAATACAGATGATTTAAATAAAAAACAAATTAAAGCGATAGCACAGGGTACGGTTGTGTCTTGGGTAAATGAGACCAAAGGTTTGGCACAAGAAGTATACGGATCTGCAAAAACAGGTGAAAAACTTGGATATCGCTATATGTATGATCACTTTGCAACTGTTAGATCACAGCTTCAAAAAGGAGGGATCCGATTGGCAAAAGTGTTAGAAGAAGTTTTGAGATAG
- a CDS encoding WD40/YVTN/BNR-like repeat-containing protein → MKKLFSILFLLISPFLFSQEFSMDMVKNMKPRSIGPGGMSGRVTSIDVVENNTNIMYVGTASGGLWKSTSAGISWEPIFDNETTASIGAVKIQQSNPSVIWVGTGEGNPRNSLNGGFGIYKSIDAGKTWKLMGLEKTRHIHRVVIDPTNPDIVYAAAIGSPWGEHSERGVYKTIDGGKTWKQILFNNNKTGAADLVMDPANPNKLIAAMWEHKRDPWFFKSGGEGSGMYITHDGGENWKKVTEKEGFPKGELGRIGVAIAPSNPEIVYALVEAKKNALYKSTDGGFSWRKINDKTSIGTRPFYYSEIYVDPQNENRLYSIFTYVNVSNDGGKNFSQLMPAYGANNGVHPDHHAWWIHPKDGSFMMDGNDGGLNITRDGGKTWRFAENIPVAQFYHINVDNEYPYNVYGGMQDNGSWGGPAYVWKAQGIRNSYWQELAFGDGFDVVPDKDNSRYGYAMSQQGSVARYDKETGYSYSIKPTHPNPKVQLRFNWNSGIGQDQFDNSTVYFGSQFVHKSTDKGLTWDIISPDLTTNDPEKLKQSESGGLTMDATGAENHCTILVIEPTPLEKDVIWVGTDDGNVQVTKNGGATWTNVAKNIKDLPKGSWIAQIKASNKNKGEALLVANDYRRFNYTPYVYKTKNYGRTWTRIVDENDVQSYTLSIVEDIVNPNLLFLGTDDGLYVSLDAGDKWTKWTNGFPTVPVKDLVIHPREHDLVIATFGRAAWILDDIKPLRALAGNKKNLSKNLELFTPPTAYFAKTIQPTGSRFGADALYQGENRRGGAIISYYINKPEEAKKEAKNAIKWDSIYLNIYDGTRLIRTLKQKAPKENGVHKMYWRMDEKGVARASRSLRRSTRESGGVSVKPGTYRLKMSFGNQVSEQNITVSFDPRLSLTLADINTRYDLSKQLEKDGELIANVVYQLVESKSIADAYAKSLAANDAKKFKNEIKASKDISKKLDKMINSYLGTIDRRQGITRTPEVTINNQLSSSRSPLVSRYGPITKTETIAMNNFKTALKAALQKANSFFSTDWKTYRQQLEKVKTSDFKETKSFYIN, encoded by the coding sequence ATGAAAAAATTATTTTCAATTTTATTTTTATTAATAAGCCCTTTCTTGTTCTCTCAAGAGTTTTCAATGGACATGGTTAAAAACATGAAACCAAGAAGCATTGGTCCTGGTGGAATGAGTGGCCGTGTCACGTCAATTGATGTGGTCGAAAACAACACAAACATTATGTATGTAGGTACTGCATCTGGTGGTTTGTGGAAATCTACCTCAGCAGGAATTAGCTGGGAACCAATTTTTGATAACGAAACCACTGCCTCTATTGGTGCTGTTAAAATTCAGCAGTCAAACCCAAGTGTTATCTGGGTGGGTACCGGAGAAGGAAATCCAAGAAACAGTTTAAATGGTGGATTTGGAATCTACAAATCTATCGATGCTGGTAAAACTTGGAAATTGATGGGCTTAGAAAAAACCCGTCATATTCATCGAGTAGTAATTGACCCAACAAATCCAGACATTGTATATGCTGCTGCTATAGGATCACCTTGGGGAGAACACTCAGAAAGAGGTGTTTACAAAACTATTGACGGTGGTAAGACTTGGAAACAAATTTTATTTAACAACAACAAAACTGGTGCTGCAGATTTGGTCATGGACCCTGCAAATCCCAATAAGTTAATCGCTGCCATGTGGGAGCACAAACGCGATCCTTGGTTTTTTAAATCTGGTGGTGAAGGAAGTGGAATGTATATTACCCATGACGGTGGTGAAAACTGGAAAAAAGTAACAGAAAAAGAAGGATTCCCAAAAGGAGAATTAGGAAGAATCGGTGTTGCAATTGCACCTAGCAATCCAGAAATTGTGTACGCATTGGTAGAAGCAAAAAAGAACGCGCTTTACAAAAGTACTGATGGTGGTTTTTCATGGAGAAAAATAAATGACAAAACAAGTATCGGAACTCGTCCATTTTACTATTCTGAAATCTATGTAGACCCACAAAATGAGAACAGATTGTATTCAATCTTTACCTATGTAAATGTCTCTAATGACGGTGGTAAAAACTTTTCTCAATTAATGCCTGCTTATGGAGCTAACAACGGCGTGCATCCTGACCATCACGCTTGGTGGATTCACCCAAAAGATGGTTCTTTTATGATGGACGGAAATGATGGAGGATTAAACATCACAAGAGATGGCGGTAAAACCTGGCGCTTTGCAGAAAATATTCCTGTAGCACAATTTTACCATATAAATGTAGATAATGAATATCCATATAATGTATATGGAGGAATGCAAGATAATGGTTCTTGGGGTGGCCCAGCTTATGTTTGGAAAGCTCAAGGAATTAGAAATTCATACTGGCAAGAACTAGCCTTTGGAGATGGTTTTGATGTGGTACCAGACAAAGACAATTCTCGTTATGGATACGCCATGAGTCAACAAGGTTCTGTTGCTCGTTATGACAAGGAAACTGGCTATAGTTATTCTATAAAACCTACCCACCCAAATCCAAAAGTTCAATTGCGTTTTAACTGGAATAGTGGAATAGGTCAAGATCAATTTGACAATTCAACAGTATATTTTGGAAGTCAGTTTGTACATAAAAGTACCGATAAAGGACTTACCTGGGATATTATTTCTCCAGACCTAACAACCAATGACCCAGAAAAGCTTAAACAAAGTGAAAGTGGTGGATTAACCATGGATGCAACAGGAGCAGAAAATCACTGTACTATTTTAGTGATTGAACCTACACCTTTAGAAAAAGATGTTATTTGGGTTGGAACTGATGATGGTAACGTACAGGTAACAAAAAATGGAGGCGCAACTTGGACCAATGTAGCAAAAAACATAAAAGACTTACCTAAAGGAAGCTGGATAGCACAAATAAAAGCATCTAATAAAAATAAAGGAGAAGCCTTATTAGTAGCTAATGATTACAGACGTTTTAACTATACACCGTATGTATATAAAACTAAAAACTACGGAAGAACCTGGACACGTATTGTTGATGAAAATGATGTTCAGAGCTATACTTTAAGCATTGTTGAAGATATCGTAAATCCTAATTTATTGTTCTTAGGAACTGATGATGGTTTATACGTATCTCTAGATGCTGGTGACAAATGGACCAAATGGACTAATGGTTTCCCAACTGTTCCTGTTAAAGATTTAGTAATTCACCCTAGAGAACATGACTTAGTGATTGCTACTTTTGGTAGAGCCGCTTGGATCCTAGACGACATTAAACCTTTAAGAGCATTAGCAGGTAATAAAAAGAACCTTTCTAAAAATTTAGAATTGTTTACCCCACCTACTGCTTATTTTGCAAAAACGATTCAACCAACTGGAAGTCGTTTTGGAGCTGATGCTTTATACCAAGGTGAAAACCGAAGAGGTGGAGCAATCATTTCTTATTATATCAACAAACCAGAAGAAGCTAAAAAAGAGGCTAAAAATGCTATCAAATGGGATTCTATTTATTTAAATATATATGATGGTACTCGTTTAATCAGAACTCTAAAACAAAAAGCACCAAAAGAAAATGGTGTGCATAAAATGTACTGGAGAATGGATGAAAAAGGAGTTGCTAGAGCTTCACGGTCTTTGAGAAGATCAACAAGAGAATCTGGAGGTGTTTCTGTAAAACCAGGTACCTATAGATTAAAAATGAGCTTTGGAAACCAAGTTTCAGAACAAAACATCACTGTTTCTTTTGACCCAAGATTGTCATTAACCTTAGCTGATATTAATACACGTTATGATTTAAGCAAACAATTAGAAAAAGATGGTGAGTTAATTGCTAATGTTGTGTATCAATTAGTAGAGAGCAAAAGCATTGCTGATGCCTATGCTAAGAGTCTTGCAGCAAATGATGCGAAAAAATTTAAAAATGAAATCAAAGCATCTAAAGACATTTCTAAGAAATTAGACAAAATGATTAACTCATACCTAGGAACAATAGATCGTAGACAAGGTATCACCAGAACTCCAGAAGTTACTATAAACAATCAGTTAAGTTCTTCAAGATCTCCGTTAGTTTCTCGTTATGGTCCAATTACAAAAACAGAAACCATAGCAATGAACAACTTTAAAACAGCCTTAAAAGCTGCTTTACAAAAAGCAAATAGTTTCTTTAGCACAGATTGGAAAACCTATCGACAACAATTAGAAAAGGTCAAAACATCTGATTTTAAAGAAACCAAAAGTTTCTATATCAATTAA
- the blaOXA gene encoding class D beta-lactamase, which produces MRNLKPFKITYIKTGLLACFLVFLTSCQPKKPSTKQKSKDSTSSKVITPEFQSILDSAKVTGSILIYDLEDKRYYSNDFKWTENGYLPASTFKITNAIIALETGVIKNDSSVFKWNGKERRLKTWERDLTFTEAFHASCVPCFQELAQKIGPEKMNLYLKKLNYGAMQVSASNIDLFWLAGDSKINQLEQIDFLKRLYQSQLPISKRTENIIKRMMLINENDGYTISGKTGWSIRNGHNNGWFVGWLKTANKVYFFATNINPKQQFNMSLFPVIRKSITQQAFKELGIIKN; this is translated from the coding sequence ATGAGAAACTTAAAACCTTTTAAAATCACCTATATCAAAACAGGATTACTAGCTTGTTTCTTAGTGTTTCTGACCTCTTGCCAACCTAAAAAACCATCTACTAAGCAGAAGTCTAAAGACAGCACTAGCTCTAAAGTTATTACCCCCGAATTTCAATCCATCCTTGATTCAGCAAAAGTAACAGGCTCCATTTTAATTTATGATCTAGAAGACAAACGCTATTATTCTAATGATTTTAAATGGACTGAGAATGGATACTTACCTGCATCAACTTTTAAAATTACCAATGCAATTATCGCTCTAGAAACAGGTGTTATTAAAAATGACAGCAGTGTTTTTAAGTGGAATGGAAAAGAAAGAAGACTAAAGACCTGGGAGCGAGACCTAACGTTTACAGAAGCGTTCCATGCATCCTGTGTTCCTTGCTTCCAAGAGCTTGCTCAAAAAATTGGACCTGAGAAGATGAACTTGTATTTAAAAAAACTAAACTACGGAGCAATGCAAGTATCCGCTAGCAATATTGATCTATTTTGGTTAGCAGGGGATTCTAAAATTAATCAATTAGAGCAAATCGATTTTCTAAAACGATTGTATCAATCTCAATTACCCATCTCTAAAAGAACCGAAAACATTATTAAAAGAATGATGCTTATTAATGAGAATGATGGATACACAATTAGCGGAAAGACAGGTTGGTCCATTAGAAACGGTCATAACAATGGTTGGTTTGTCGGCTGGCTTAAAACAGCTAATAAAGTCTACTTCTTTGCAACCAACATCAATCCAAAACAGCAATTTAACATGAGTTTGTTTCCTGTGATTCGCAAAAGCATTACTCAACAAGCCTTTAAAGAATTAGGAATCATAAAAAACTAA
- a CDS encoding aminotransferase class V-fold PLP-dependent enzyme, with the protein MSNATRRGFIQKSILGGLVYIFGTPLLGAQNAIENSNFKESFQLKHSTYNQIDWAKIRAQFLFPTSRQYLNTASLGPSPRTVVDTISKTIEQLETSCSHGHHLTEKTHTQIAAFLNCSPDEIAVIRNATEGMNIIARTLRLKAGDEVIITTHEHVGGAAPWMALQKDLGIIVKLIDLDLNGETNFERIKAQTTSKTKAIAFSHITCTNGMKLPVKKLADFCRSKGIYSCVDGAQALGMFPIDLTDLNPDFYTSSGHKWLFGPKGTGLFFMNKKWIQKLNPVYVGAYSDSKYDLNSLQMEYRDSVQREEYGTRNTAITLGLGAAIDFITSIGIENVAKRGRELSNHFRKKLEQMDSIEIITPKSPEFSASMLTFRIKNADNLKINQQINSQYKIRLRGIYENNLNSIRVSFAVYNTFKEIDNLVSALQEITKKK; encoded by the coding sequence ATGTCTAACGCAACAAGACGTGGATTTATCCAGAAAAGCATTTTAGGTGGGCTTGTATACATCTTTGGCACCCCATTACTTGGTGCTCAAAACGCAATCGAAAATTCAAATTTCAAAGAGAGCTTCCAGCTAAAACACAGTACTTATAACCAAATTGACTGGGCTAAAATTAGAGCTCAATTTCTTTTTCCTACTAGTAGGCAGTATTTAAACACGGCTAGCTTAGGTCCTTCTCCTAGAACAGTCGTAGACACCATAAGTAAAACTATAGAGCAACTTGAGACTTCTTGCAGCCACGGGCATCATTTGACCGAAAAAACACATACCCAGATTGCCGCATTTTTAAACTGTAGTCCAGATGAAATTGCCGTTATCAGAAATGCAACAGAGGGTATGAATATTATTGCAAGAACTCTGCGCTTAAAAGCTGGAGACGAAGTCATCATTACCACACATGAACATGTAGGTGGTGCAGCCCCATGGATGGCCTTGCAAAAAGATCTGGGAATCATTGTAAAACTAATTGACCTTGACCTTAACGGTGAAACTAATTTTGAGCGTATTAAAGCTCAAACCACATCAAAGACCAAAGCCATTGCTTTTTCTCATATTACCTGTACCAACGGCATGAAACTACCTGTAAAAAAACTTGCAGACTTTTGCCGTAGCAAAGGTATTTACTCTTGTGTGGATGGTGCTCAAGCACTGGGAATGTTCCCGATAGACCTCACAGATTTAAACCCTGATTTTTATACCAGCAGCGGACACAAATGGTTGTTTGGTCCAAAGGGCACTGGTCTCTTTTTTATGAACAAAAAATGGATTCAAAAATTAAATCCTGTTTATGTTGGAGCCTACTCAGACAGCAAATACGATCTTAACAGCTTACAAATGGAATACAGAGATTCTGTTCAACGAGAAGAATACGGAACCAGAAACACTGCTATAACTTTAGGCTTAGGTGCTGCTATTGATTTTATAACATCTATCGGTATAGAAAACGTCGCCAAACGCGGACGAGAATTGTCTAATCATTTTAGAAAAAAGCTTGAGCAAATGGATTCAATAGAAATCATCACTCCAAAAAGCCCTGAATTTTCTGCATCTATGCTAACTTTTCGAATTAAAAATGCAGACAATCTTAAAATCAATCAGCAAATAAACAGTCAATACAAAATTAGATTGCGAGGTATTTATGAAAATAATTTAAACAGCATTCGGGTTTCATTTGCCGTCTATAATACCTTTAAAGAAATTGACAATTTAGTTAGCGCTTTACAAGAAATAACAAAAAAGAAATAG
- a CDS encoding SPFH domain-containing protein, with translation MTEEKIIKPANGYLMFFVVLTMFVGGIILSIMNETPIYLIATALGFILMFGFILVNPNSSAVLLLFGKYIGTVKSNGLYWANPLYRKRTISLRASNFDSERLKVNDKLGNPIMISTILVWRVTNTYNAAFDVDNYENFVRVQTDAAVRKLASMYPYDNFADEGTEEDITLRSSVNEVSEALEKEVEERLSIAGIEVLEARIGYLAYAQEIANAMLKRQQATAIVAARHKIVEGAVSMVEMALNELSKKQIVELDDERKAAMVSNLMVVLCGDKDASPVLNTGTLSH, from the coding sequence ATGACAGAAGAAAAAATCATTAAACCAGCAAATGGATACCTTATGTTCTTTGTAGTATTGACTATGTTCGTAGGAGGAATCATCTTATCTATTATGAATGAAACACCTATTTATCTAATTGCAACTGCACTCGGATTTATCCTAATGTTTGGATTTATCTTAGTTAACCCAAATTCTTCTGCAGTATTATTACTCTTTGGTAAATATATTGGGACTGTTAAATCGAATGGCTTGTACTGGGCCAACCCTTTGTATAGAAAAAGAACTATCTCTTTAAGAGCTAGCAATTTTGATAGTGAGCGTTTAAAAGTAAATGACAAATTAGGAAACCCTATTATGATCAGCACCATTTTGGTTTGGAGAGTAACCAACACTTACAATGCTGCTTTTGATGTTGATAATTATGAAAATTTTGTTCGTGTGCAAACCGATGCAGCTGTTAGAAAACTTGCAAGCATGTATCCTTATGACAATTTTGCCGATGAAGGAACAGAAGAAGATATTACTTTGCGTTCTAGCGTAAATGAAGTTAGTGAAGCCTTAGAAAAGGAAGTTGAAGAGCGCTTATCTATTGCAGGTATTGAAGTCTTAGAAGCTAGAATAGGTTACTTGGCGTACGCTCAAGAGATTGCAAATGCTATGTTAAAAAGACAGCAGGCAACAGCTATTGTAGCCGCTAGACACAAAATTGTAGAAGGAGCTGTTAGCATGGTAGAAATGGCCTTAAATGAATTGAGCAAAAAGCAGATTGTAGAACTTGATGATGAAAGAAAAGCGGCAATGGTAAGCAATTTAATGGTTGTTTTGTGTGGAGATAAAGATGCTTCTCCTGTTTTAAATACAGGAACTTTAAGTCATTAA
- a CDS encoding DUF4177 domain-containing protein, which yields MKEYKVVNWKMGLTKNNERLEDTLNEYARSGWRLIEIAPQGARIILEREKNR from the coding sequence ATGAAAGAATACAAAGTTGTCAATTGGAAGATGGGGCTCACAAAAAACAATGAGCGCTTAGAAGACACTCTTAATGAATATGCTCGTAGCGGGTGGAGACTTATTGAAATTGCTCCTCAAGGCGCCAGAATAATTCTAGAAAGAGAAAAAAATAGGTAA